The Candidatus Nitrosotalea sinensis genome contains a region encoding:
- a CDS encoding class I SAM-dependent methyltransferase has translation MSEDDLGLNHPTGFRHYRSYVGSSKKYDIMAAHQFNLLTSLGLRENHTLLDIGCGSLRGGRLFITYLLPNKYFGIEPEEWLLEEGIKKNLGQEILRIKKPKFSNEKEFKLRVFNQKFDYILAQSIFSHATQKQILTCLSEAKKVMTESSFFVGTFYLGDANNTKTEWEYPGPVTYTKDFMKNAATENKLECKFLKYEHLNGQTWMVITNSANIQKIPDL, from the coding sequence ATGTCAGAAGACGACTTGGGATTAAACCACCCAACTGGGTTTCGCCATTATCGAAGTTATGTTGGATCCTCCAAGAAATATGACATAATGGCAGCACATCAATTTAATTTACTAACTTCACTAGGATTAAGAGAAAATCACACTCTTCTAGATATAGGATGTGGTTCCCTGAGAGGTGGTCGTCTTTTCATTACCTATTTGCTGCCCAACAAGTATTTTGGAATCGAACCGGAAGAATGGCTTCTTGAGGAAGGCATAAAGAAAAATCTCGGTCAAGAAATACTAAGAATCAAGAAACCAAAATTCAGCAACGAAAAAGAATTCAAGCTTAGAGTCTTTAATCAAAAATTTGATTATATTCTAGCCCAGTCTATCTTTTCTCATGCTACACAGAAGCAGATTCTTACTTGTCTTTCAGAGGCAAAGAAAGTAATGACAGAGTCTTCTTTTTTTGTTGGTACCTTTTATCTGGGTGATGCCAATAACACTAAAACAGAGTGGGAATATCCAGGACCTGTTACATATACAAAGGACTTTATGAAAAATGCAGCTACAGAGAATAAACTGGAATGCAAATTTCTAAAATATGAACACCTCAACGGACAAACTTGGATGGTGATTACAAATTCTGCAAATATCCAAAAAATTCCAGATTTGTAA
- a CDS encoding glycosyltransferase family 4 protein: MNVLLLSQFFSTTRGGGEYVFSIIAKKLAEDNKVFVITNKIEGENYIKHKNIQVIFVPPVLQYRGGLPPGFSDNIRYTINAVRQGLKTIKNEKIDIIHSNNFAPALAGSILSSLTSKPHITTVHDIFSLCGKNYWKQWGKQSDISRLNVLVAPLFEKLSIKLRYSCIHTVSEATRDDLIKFGAKKPIHVIHNAVDMTPQNNIPPNPFQFVYIGRLVFYKNLEVVIKAIDIIKNTEPKIKLTIIGSGPHKQTLQKMVQDLKLEKNIQFKGYVDADEKIKTLSESNALVFPSLCEGFGLVILESFDQSRPVLVSDLRPMSDIVSHKQNGLVIDPHDENLWAEHMLHLSKNPSESSEMGRSGNHVLQTKYSQDTLYKKIMEMYQTVVKTRD; encoded by the coding sequence ATGAATGTGCTATTGCTCTCCCAATTCTTCTCAACAACTAGAGGGGGTGGAGAATATGTCTTTAGCATCATAGCAAAAAAGCTTGCAGAGGACAACAAGGTATTTGTGATAACAAACAAGATTGAAGGTGAGAATTATATCAAACACAAGAACATCCAAGTAATCTTTGTGCCGCCTGTACTGCAATACAGGGGAGGACTGCCGCCAGGATTCTCAGACAACATAAGATATACCATCAATGCAGTAAGACAAGGCCTCAAGACAATAAAGAATGAAAAGATAGACATCATCCATTCAAACAACTTTGCCCCGGCACTTGCAGGCTCTATACTATCAAGCCTTACCTCCAAACCCCACATCACTACAGTCCATGACATCTTTTCGCTTTGCGGAAAAAATTATTGGAAACAATGGGGCAAGCAAAGCGACATATCAAGATTGAACGTACTTGTAGCGCCACTTTTTGAAAAACTCTCAATCAAGCTAAGATACAGCTGCATCCATACAGTAAGTGAAGCCACAAGAGATGACCTGATAAAGTTCGGTGCAAAAAAACCAATCCATGTCATCCACAATGCAGTTGACATGACACCACAAAACAACATACCGCCAAACCCATTCCAGTTTGTATACATTGGAAGGCTGGTCTTTTACAAAAATCTCGAGGTCGTCATAAAAGCAATAGACATCATAAAAAACACAGAACCCAAAATCAAGCTAACAATAATTGGCAGCGGACCACACAAGCAAACACTACAAAAAATGGTCCAGGACCTCAAACTAGAAAAAAACATACAGTTCAAGGGCTATGTGGATGCAGATGAAAAAATAAAAACCCTATCAGAATCAAATGCCCTGGTATTCCCAAGCCTCTGTGAGGGCTTTGGGCTTGTCATACTGGAATCATTTGACCAATCAAGGCCAGTCCTGGTGTCAGATCTAAGACCCATGTCAGACATTGTATCCCACAAGCAAAACGGCCTTGTCATAGACCCGCATGATGAAAATCTCTGGGCAGAGCACATGCTGCACCTCTCAAAAAATCCCTCAGAGTCATCAGAGATGGGAAGATCAGGAAACCACGTCCTGCAAACAAAATACAGCCAAGACACACTATACAAGAAAATTATGGAAATGTATCAGACAGTAGTAAAGACAAGAGACTAG
- a CDS encoding Cdc6/Cdc18 family protein, producing MFPVEIILGRCYGINKKEIDDIISQIEKEESVFKKSALDPLMPPGTIMGRKKQTEQLVRYLVGHKNGYVVPYISIYGRSGSGKSSLAKFVCSNVPGISYVLVNLRKAKTVFGAANLILAELGVPGLQNAQGINLAIDSVQKEIISMLRKQGKRLFVLVLDELDAIFYDKRGKPSDFVYKLVVLAEKMREQGLLLCIIGISNNVLSEYGLDDRVRSRIGSSEIFFEPYSKSDILGILKERSQEAFSSKINPKVLEYCADMSSSEHGDARRAIDLLRVSAEIAISRKEPLGISHLEMAQEELQKDRVERTLANASYHMRLVCGGLARVSYLDGGQWYSTSVLYKQYCSVLQKGTRQLGYRRISEMLTDLENTGLVISQTGSKGRNGYGTLYKLVVPPEVVGNLVSKEWWDGIVAAKTAHESAQNKAFGSGAGLSSSRKGLFGDLVKTLEQNSKEEWKRYVGL from the coding sequence GTGTTTCCAGTGGAAATTATTTTGGGCAGGTGTTATGGTATAAACAAAAAAGAGATAGATGATATCATATCCCAAATAGAAAAGGAAGAGTCGGTATTCAAAAAATCCGCACTTGACCCGCTGATGCCACCTGGTACCATCATGGGAAGAAAAAAGCAGACAGAGCAGTTGGTGCGATATCTGGTTGGGCACAAGAATGGATATGTTGTACCGTACATTTCTATATATGGGAGGAGCGGGTCTGGCAAGTCTTCTCTTGCCAAGTTTGTTTGCTCTAATGTCCCGGGGATATCATATGTGCTTGTGAATCTTCGCAAGGCAAAGACTGTCTTTGGAGCTGCAAACTTGATACTTGCAGAACTTGGTGTGCCTGGACTGCAAAATGCTCAAGGAATAAACTTGGCAATTGATTCCGTACAAAAGGAAATAATCTCCATGTTACGCAAGCAGGGAAAAAGGCTCTTTGTCCTGGTACTTGATGAGCTTGATGCAATATTTTATGACAAGCGCGGCAAGCCGTCTGATTTTGTATACAAACTGGTTGTGCTTGCAGAAAAGATGCGAGAGCAGGGGCTCTTGTTGTGCATAATTGGGATATCAAACAATGTATTGTCAGAGTATGGTCTTGATGATAGGGTCCGCTCAAGGATTGGCTCATCTGAGATATTCTTTGAGCCATATTCAAAATCAGATATTCTTGGCATACTCAAGGAAAGATCTCAAGAGGCATTCTCAAGTAAGATAAATCCAAAGGTGCTTGAATATTGTGCTGACATGAGCTCATCAGAGCATGGTGATGCAAGAAGAGCAATTGATCTACTGAGGGTCTCTGCAGAAATTGCCATATCACGTAAGGAGCCTCTTGGGATATCGCACCTTGAGATGGCGCAGGAAGAGTTGCAAAAAGACAGGGTGGAAAGGACGCTTGCAAATGCGTCATACCACATGAGGTTGGTGTGTGGCGGGCTTGCTAGGGTATCGTATCTTGATGGTGGCCAGTGGTACTCGACATCTGTTCTGTACAAGCAGTACTGTTCTGTCTTGCAAAAGGGTACAAGGCAGCTTGGTTATAGGAGAATATCTGAGATGCTAACAGACCTTGAGAACACCGGCCTTGTCATATCGCAGACTGGCTCCAAGGGAAGAAATGGGTATGGTACTTTGTACAAACTTGTTGTACCTCCTGAGGTTGTTGGAAATCTGGTATCAAAGGAGTGGTGGGATGGCATAGTGGCAGCAAAGACTGCCCATGAATCTGCACAAAACAAGGCTTTTGGTTCAGGAGCAGGATTGTCCTCTTCAAGAAAAGGACTGTTTGGGGACCTGGTAAAAACATTAGAGCAGAACAGCAAAGAGGAATGGAAAAGATATGTTGGGCTTTAA
- a CDS encoding type II toxin-antitoxin system HicB family antitoxin: MLAEKRKFTIIIQDEPEGGYTGRCLELKGAISYGKTIDELKKNMEEAISLVLETLNEETQTKRKEIIEIS, translated from the coding sequence ATGTTGGCAGAAAAACGCAAGTTCACCATCATAATACAAGACGAGCCTGAGGGCGGATACACAGGCAGATGCCTTGAATTGAAAGGTGCAATAAGTTATGGCAAAACAATTGATGAGCTAAAAAAGAACATGGAAGAAGCCATTTCGCTTGTACTTGAGACACTAAATGAAGAAACACAGACAAAGCGAAAAGAGATTATAGAAATAAGTTGA
- a CDS encoding type II toxin-antitoxin system HicA family toxin, with protein MSRFGFYPVRERESHIILKNSDGFAVSIPRYDPLPEGTVRAILEESGISREEFLKHL; from the coding sequence ATGAGTCGTTTTGGTTTTTACCCAGTGCGCGAAAGGGAAAGTCATATTATATTGAAAAACTCTGACGGGTTTGCAGTTTCCATTCCACGCTATGATCCTCTTCCCGAGGGAACAGTGCGAGCAATTCTTGAAGAGAGTGGCATCTCAAGAGAAGAATTTCTAAAACACCTTTGA
- a CDS encoding type II toxin-antitoxin system HicA family toxin, protein MPKIPIVSSIEVIKALVKIGYQTDHQTGSHIILRHPQTRKRLTVLNHKEIARGTLKAIIEAELTVAEFTDLL, encoded by the coding sequence GTGCCTAAAATTCCAATAGTTTCATCTATTGAGGTCATCAAGGCACTAGTAAAGATTGGCTATCAGACAGATCACCAAACTGGCAGTCATATTATTTTGCGACATCCGCAAACTCGAAAAAGACTTACAGTTCTAAATCACAAAGAAATAGCCCGAGGTACTTTGAAGGCCATAATAGAAGCTGAATTGACAGTTGCCGAGTTTACAGATCTCCTGTGA
- a CDS encoding type II toxin-antitoxin system HicB family antitoxin, translating into MKYRVLIQKDEDGVFVAKCPSLPGCISQGKTREEALDNIRDAANGYIQSLKKHNEPLPCIEEELVEVSA; encoded by the coding sequence ATGAAGTATAGAGTACTCATACAGAAAGATGAAGATGGCGTCTTTGTAGCAAAATGTCCATCTTTGCCTGGTTGTATATCTCAGGGAAAAACACGAGAAGAAGCTCTTGATAATATCAGAGACGCGGCAAATGGGTACATACAAAGTTTGAAGAAACACAACGAACCTTTGCCTTGTATAGAAGAAGAACTGGTTGAAGTAAGTGCCTAA
- a CDS encoding ABC transporter permease codes for MNPTIRLVNRNLTISLNMGFVIWQIVFPLIYIFVAGFAYTALIHKVPFGNVSLGYPAFIATGMIGFNIMNSTLISGIIIWNDRRHGMFEQILVGPFTRAQYILSNVYTIGIIGLVSAAMITAVGYPLFFQDVKFNVLTVPLVVFASITGSILFGSIASIISTRLKSSEGFNVVINTVFLFFAFVSTAFYPAQGAPPILSSAFYFNPLTYLVDVVRAGIFGHFDGLVAQEMIILAAGAGVLFVVATRMLSRLEV; via the coding sequence ATGAATCCAACAATTCGTCTAGTAAATAGGAATTTGACAATATCCCTGAACATGGGATTTGTGATATGGCAGATTGTATTTCCGTTGATTTACATCTTTGTTGCAGGATTTGCGTATACTGCATTGATACACAAGGTGCCGTTTGGGAATGTGTCCCTTGGGTATCCTGCCTTTATTGCAACGGGGATGATTGGGTTTAACATAATGAACAGTACGCTAATTTCTGGAATAATAATCTGGAATGACAGGCGGCATGGGATGTTTGAGCAGATACTTGTAGGTCCGTTCACACGGGCGCAGTATATTTTGTCAAATGTCTATACAATTGGGATTATTGGACTTGTTAGCGCTGCAATGATTACTGCGGTGGGATACCCGCTGTTCTTCCAGGATGTCAAGTTCAATGTACTTACTGTACCGCTTGTTGTATTTGCTTCAATTACCGGTTCTATATTGTTTGGTTCTATTGCGTCAATCATATCAACTAGGCTAAAATCAAGTGAGGGGTTTAATGTTGTGATAAATACGGTGTTTCTGTTTTTTGCATTTGTTAGTACGGCATTTTATCCTGCCCAGGGGGCACCGCCAATTTTATCATCTGCATTTTACTTTAATCCTCTGACATATCTTGTTGATGTGGTGCGTGCTGGGATATTTGGGCACTTTGATGGGTTGGTGGCCCAAGAGATGATAATTCTTGCTGCAGGTGCAGGTGTGTTGTTTGTTGTTGCAACAAGGATGCTCTCAAGGCTTGAGGTATGA
- a CDS encoding ABC transporter ATP-binding protein: protein MYSIQVDSLSKSYGNFVAVDGIDLEVERGTIFGFLGPNGAGKTTTMKLLTTLIAPSSGKINILGIDGVKSPLEVRKKIGVVLQQPSYEPTLSVEKSLEKYGMMWNVDSKTRKMRVEELLVAFDLVDIRKKKNDDLSIGQRRRVQVAREFMHDMDLLFLDEPTVGLDPSARRNLLDYIKARVRDGLTIFFTTHILEEAEYLCDKIAIINRGKIIAVDTPEELKNKFGRQKTIKMHLEQKQDVSALLGEIPGCTIEYDSGTVITIHSDRSEQVLQDVLRILASSGISIEDLSVVPTSLEEIFLSVVKNSNESNNSSSK from the coding sequence ATGTACAGCATTCAGGTAGATTCGTTATCAAAATCATATGGAAACTTTGTTGCAGTTGATGGTATTGACTTGGAGGTTGAGCGCGGCACAATCTTTGGTTTTCTGGGACCAAATGGGGCTGGAAAAACTACGACAATGAAACTATTGACTACGTTGATTGCACCAAGCAGTGGAAAAATCAATATCTTGGGAATTGACGGTGTAAAATCTCCGCTTGAGGTACGCAAAAAAATTGGGGTTGTATTACAGCAGCCAAGCTACGAGCCGACGCTTAGTGTTGAAAAATCGCTTGAAAAATATGGCATGATGTGGAATGTTGATTCAAAAACAAGAAAAATGCGCGTTGAAGAACTGTTGGTTGCATTTGATCTTGTAGATATACGAAAAAAGAAAAATGATGATTTGTCCATAGGGCAGAGAAGGCGGGTCCAGGTTGCACGGGAGTTTATGCATGACATGGATTTGTTGTTTTTAGACGAGCCAACAGTGGGACTTGATCCGTCTGCAAGAAGAAATCTGCTTGATTACATCAAGGCGCGAGTACGGGATGGGCTGACTATATTTTTTACAACTCATATTTTAGAAGAAGCAGAATATCTATGTGACAAAATTGCAATAATTAACAGGGGAAAGATAATTGCAGTTGATACCCCCGAGGAGCTAAAAAACAAGTTTGGCAGGCAAAAGACCATCAAGATGCATCTTGAACAAAAACAGGATGTGTCTGCCCTTCTTGGAGAAATACCTGGCTGTACCATAGAATATGATTCTGGGACTGTGATAACAATACACTCTGACAGGTCTGAGCAGGTGCTGCAAGATGTATTGAGAATCCTTGCATCAAGTGGTATCTCAATAGAGGACCTAAGCGTGGTGCCAACAAGTCTTGAGGAGATATTTCTTTCAGTGGTGAAAAATTCTAATGAATCCAACAATTCGTCTAGTAAATAG
- a CDS encoding single-stranded DNA-binding protein, producing MSEFDSLLARLLEQRPDLTRAQIDEMIQKKKEKIGAGYLTDQGALFLIASDLGASLNEQLKVEMGLKDLYVGAKEITLATRVMNVYPVKQFSRKDGSQFLLRTMTVYDGDSRAQVKLWDEKANLPGIETLKPGDLVKIIKAYVKSDMKGNPIINVGSGSNIEPNGTTSTIPSLDDITDDVSNVKENQQNLVVTGILDGNLRTSEFTNFKGEPGRSLQFRLKGKDGNSIRVVLWNKDPSTVPKVVTSGAKTRLIGVKTKVGQMGLELHGDEGTVLEIDGATDIQPIVVRVLSISKSDSGNSMILGTTKDKKLVSITDTALVTNSITLGDVIECMPSKVYGKSIMLETDSFVRKIDDSTISTLADIRTKIKDVKPSESLYCVEAIILKTPEKKEIQTKTGETVLLSETFIEDDTGQIWLKGWRSQARLLEQFTQGEIITVTAVNAKAGLEGRIELFLTSHSSITRKN from the coding sequence TTGTCAGAATTTGATTCATTGTTAGCTAGATTGCTAGAGCAAAGGCCTGATCTTACCCGAGCCCAAATAGACGAAATGATACAAAAGAAAAAAGAGAAGATTGGTGCGGGCTATCTTACAGACCAGGGAGCTCTATTTCTTATTGCATCAGACCTGGGAGCTTCACTAAATGAACAGTTGAAGGTAGAGATGGGCCTCAAGGACCTCTATGTAGGCGCAAAAGAGATTACACTTGCAACACGTGTCATGAATGTATATCCAGTAAAGCAATTCTCCCGCAAGGACGGCTCCCAGTTTCTCTTGAGAACCATGACAGTATATGACGGCGATTCAAGAGCACAGGTAAAACTATGGGATGAAAAGGCAAACCTGCCAGGAATTGAGACCCTAAAACCAGGAGACCTAGTCAAGATAATCAAGGCCTATGTAAAATCCGACATGAAAGGAAATCCAATAATCAATGTAGGCTCGGGTTCCAATATCGAGCCAAACGGCACAACAAGCACCATACCATCTTTGGATGACATCACAGACGATGTAAGCAATGTAAAAGAAAACCAGCAGAACCTAGTTGTTACAGGAATCCTTGATGGAAACTTGCGCACATCAGAATTTACAAATTTCAAGGGAGAGCCAGGAAGATCATTGCAGTTTAGACTAAAGGGAAAGGACGGAAACAGCATCAGAGTTGTACTTTGGAACAAGGACCCAAGTACCGTACCAAAAGTAGTAACATCTGGCGCCAAGACAAGACTGATTGGTGTCAAGACAAAAGTAGGCCAGATGGGCCTTGAGCTTCACGGAGACGAAGGAACAGTCCTTGAGATAGACGGCGCAACAGACATCCAGCCAATTGTAGTTCGTGTATTATCAATTTCAAAAAGCGATTCAGGAAATTCCATGATACTTGGCACAACAAAAGACAAAAAGCTTGTAAGCATCACAGATACAGCACTTGTAACAAACAGCATCACACTTGGAGACGTCATAGAATGCATGCCATCAAAGGTGTATGGAAAATCAATAATGTTAGAGACAGACTCGTTTGTACGAAAGATTGACGATTCCACAATTTCAACATTGGCAGATATTAGAACAAAGATAAAAGATGTCAAGCCATCAGAGTCACTATACTGCGTGGAAGCAATAATTCTCAAGACTCCAGAAAAAAAAGAGATTCAAACCAAAACAGGAGAGACCGTACTGCTGTCAGAGACATTTATCGAAGATGATACAGGACAGATATGGCTCAAAGGATGGAGATCACAGGCACGACTCTTAGAACAGTTCACCCAAGGCGAGATAATCACAGTAACTGCAGTAAACGCCAAGGCAGGCCTTGAGGGACGAATAGAGCTCTTCCTTACATCACATTCATCAATTACAAGAAAGAACTAG
- a CDS encoding DEAD/DEAH box helicase has protein sequence MLPELETKFRNLGFVHLTEIQQRAVPVIFQKIDSLVIAPTGSGKTETAVIPIFAKVATSKKQDKIKVLYITPLRALNRDVFKRIIKYAENDGLRIEVRHGDTSQSMRRKINLAPPDVLITTPETLIILLTQPVMLKALDELEWIVIDEVHELLGNERGAQLSLSLERLQANTKFPMTRVGLSATVGNTEEAAKFVVGTKRRCKVIQDDSIRKYDVEVKYIEGTITDVVDYVIDYVSKNYAASPVLLFTNTRGESEYIASVLKERSSISVELHHGSLSQQVREETEDMLRAGKPGIVVCTSSLELGLDIGSVELVIHYGSPRQVSKLMQRIGRSRHTRGSSAKGLIVTNNPDDEIEALAILDRVKEKSIEDQIVHDGALDVLAHHLVGMAMQFGKMSLDKALNMINQAYSFRNVTIEQLIEVLEVLQGGNIVSLDKQEMSFTKRGRSFRYHFENLSTIPDILKFKVFDTASKKIIGSLDQRFVGDNGEQGSVFVLRGMQWRILNVDDSSLKVNVEPIQSAGINVPYWEGENIPVDYTTARRVGMVRTKTIVAPFTNMVIQNLKLHVIPDEKNIVIESQRSRNTIVIHSCFGTRINATLAMLLSSMISAKSGYLVDSRSDAYRIMLSSNGRILEQSVRDVISDKYNLEDIVQASIAGTHNVNWRTWCVAKKFGMVGREAVYDRKSARFLFERYSKTPLAKEALRELYHDKYDISNTEQLLENINRGIIKITWVEVESFTKLAEPILDHTTKYYASPANMDKGILDLVKARLMKSKHRLVCVRCGKWEKVVETGQISDIPPCPYCKSRQISATFYSDYDLPKIVQKKIAGKKITAEESHKFARAWKVSSLIANFGKTALVVLSGYGVGADTAARILRNMIGEEELYKQIYEAERQYVTTRGFWD, from the coding sequence CTGCTTCCTGAACTTGAGACAAAGTTTCGTAATCTTGGGTTTGTACATCTAACTGAGATACAGCAACGGGCAGTTCCTGTAATATTTCAAAAGATTGATTCACTGGTCATTGCACCGACAGGATCTGGAAAGACGGAGACTGCTGTAATACCGATATTTGCAAAGGTTGCGACATCAAAAAAACAGGACAAGATAAAGGTGCTGTATATCACGCCACTTAGGGCGCTAAACCGGGATGTCTTTAAGAGGATAATAAAATATGCTGAAAATGACGGCCTTCGAATCGAGGTGCGACACGGGGACACGTCGCAATCTATGAGACGCAAGATAAACTTGGCACCTCCTGATGTCTTGATAACTACGCCTGAAACTCTGATTATACTTCTTACACAGCCTGTCATGCTAAAGGCGCTGGATGAACTTGAATGGATTGTAATAGATGAGGTTCACGAGTTACTTGGAAATGAGAGGGGCGCCCAACTATCACTGAGTCTTGAAAGGCTGCAGGCAAACACAAAATTTCCGATGACAAGGGTTGGGCTTTCTGCAACTGTGGGAAACACTGAAGAAGCTGCCAAGTTTGTGGTTGGAACAAAAAGAAGATGCAAAGTAATACAAGATGATTCCATTAGAAAATATGATGTAGAGGTAAAATACATTGAAGGGACAATTACCGATGTTGTAGATTATGTAATTGACTATGTATCAAAAAACTATGCTGCATCGCCTGTATTGCTGTTTACAAATACAAGGGGCGAGTCAGAGTATATTGCATCGGTCCTAAAGGAAAGGTCAAGCATATCAGTGGAATTACACCATGGGTCATTGTCGCAACAAGTGCGAGAAGAGACAGAGGACATGCTGAGGGCCGGAAAGCCTGGAATAGTTGTATGTACGTCATCACTTGAGCTTGGACTTGATATTGGCTCTGTGGAACTTGTCATTCATTATGGATCTCCAAGGCAAGTATCAAAATTGATGCAAAGAATTGGGAGGAGCAGGCACACAAGGGGATCTTCTGCAAAGGGATTGATTGTTACAAACAACCCTGATGATGAAATTGAGGCACTTGCAATACTTGACAGGGTAAAAGAAAAATCAATTGAGGACCAGATAGTCCATGATGGCGCACTGGATGTCTTGGCGCATCACTTGGTTGGAATGGCAATGCAGTTTGGCAAGATGTCACTTGACAAGGCGTTAAACATGATAAATCAGGCATACTCGTTTCGAAATGTAACAATAGAGCAACTAATTGAGGTGCTAGAAGTTTTGCAGGGTGGAAACATTGTATCACTTGATAAACAAGAGATGTCATTTACAAAAAGGGGACGCTCGTTTAGGTACCACTTTGAGAATCTGTCCACGATTCCTGACATATTGAAATTCAAGGTATTTGATACTGCATCTAAAAAAATAATCGGAAGCCTTGACCAGAGATTTGTAGGCGACAACGGGGAGCAGGGAAGTGTATTTGTGTTGCGTGGGATGCAGTGGAGAATTCTAAATGTTGATGATAGCTCCCTTAAGGTAAATGTAGAACCAATCCAGTCTGCTGGGATAAATGTGCCATACTGGGAAGGGGAGAACATTCCTGTGGACTATACCACTGCAAGAAGGGTAGGCATGGTAAGGACAAAGACGATTGTTGCTCCGTTTACAAACATGGTAATCCAAAATCTAAAGCTGCATGTGATACCTGACGAGAAGAACATCGTAATAGAATCACAAAGATCAAGGAATACAATTGTGATTCATTCTTGTTTTGGTACAAGGATAAATGCAACACTTGCAATGTTGTTGTCATCAATGATATCTGCAAAGAGCGGATATCTTGTTGATTCAAGGTCTGATGCATACAGAATCATGCTGTCATCAAATGGAAGAATTTTAGAGCAATCTGTGCGGGATGTGATATCTGACAAATACAATCTGGAGGATATAGTGCAGGCATCGATTGCGGGAACCCACAATGTAAATTGGAGGACATGGTGTGTTGCAAAAAAATTTGGCATGGTTGGGAGGGAGGCAGTATATGACAGAAAGTCTGCAAGATTTTTGTTTGAGAGGTACTCCAAGACTCCGCTTGCTAAAGAGGCACTGCGGGAGCTATACCATGACAAGTATGATATTTCAAACACGGAACAGCTATTGGAAAATATCAACCGGGGTATCATAAAAATAACATGGGTTGAGGTAGAGTCTTTTACAAAACTTGCAGAGCCAATACTTGATCATACCACAAAATACTATGCATCCCCTGCAAACATGGACAAGGGAATACTTGATCTTGTAAAGGCCAGATTGATGAAAAGCAAGCATAGGCTTGTTTGTGTAAGGTGTGGCAAGTGGGAAAAAGTTGTGGAGACAGGGCAGATAAGTGATATTCCACCGTGTCCGTACTGCAAGTCGCGACAGATATCTGCCACCTTTTACTCGGACTATGACTTGCCAAAAATAGTGCAGAAAAAAATTGCTGGAAAAAAGATAACTGCGGAGGAGAGCCACAAGTTTGCTCGTGCATGGAAGGTATCATCTTTGATTGCAAACTTTGGCAAGACTGCGCTTGTTGTGTTATCTGGATATGGTGTGGGTGCAGATACTGCTGCAAGAATCTTGCGCAACATGATAGGTGAGGAGGAGCTTTACAAGCAGATTTACGAAGCAGAAAGGCAGTATGTCACCACTAGGGGATTTTGGGACTAG
- a CDS encoding ATPase domain-containing protein: protein MAFISTGLLGLDELLGGGISAGTITDISGPGGSGKTQLAMQISLNSLQQSTVLYQDTSGGFRPERMLEMIKMRGLEPSLLDDVIVARITNTAEQLEYVKKIPAMQPRLVVIENITDLFSFEYSKESSMLEKHVLFIKYMHELSFLAVQNKIAVVVTNVVRNMDGREVENLNNSISMFVHKKIKLQKDGKKYQAQVLPSFGGKKEILYTITQSGIEAP, encoded by the coding sequence TTGGCATTTATCTCCACAGGTCTTTTGGGATTAGATGAACTGCTTGGCGGAGGCATTTCCGCTGGCACAATAACTGATATCTCTGGACCTGGTGGCAGTGGCAAGACACAACTTGCAATGCAGATATCGCTAAACTCTTTACAACAAAGTACGGTGCTATACCAGGATACCAGTGGAGGGTTTAGGCCTGAAAGAATGTTGGAAATGATAAAAATGCGAGGCCTTGAACCATCGCTCTTAGATGATGTCATTGTTGCAAGGATAACAAATACTGCAGAGCAGCTAGAATATGTAAAAAAAATTCCTGCTATGCAGCCAAGGCTGGTAGTGATTGAAAACATCACTGACTTGTTTTCATTTGAATATTCCAAGGAATCAAGCATGCTTGAAAAACATGTCCTGTTTATCAAATACATGCATGAGCTGAGTTTTTTGGCAGTTCAGAACAAGATTGCCGTTGTTGTGACAAATGTTGTAAGAAACATGGACGGCAGAGAGGTTGAAAACCTGAATAATTCAATTAGCATGTTTGTGCACAAAAAAATAAAGTTACAAAAAGATGGCAAAAAGTATCAGGCTCAGGTACTGCCGTCCTTTGGGGGAAAAAAAGAGATCTTGTATACAATAACACAATCTGGGATTGAAGCACCTTAA